One Halarcobacter ebronensis genomic window carries:
- a CDS encoding aspartate kinase, whose product MLKVLKFGGTSVGTLDRIQNVANIIKKIKDEGHDIIAVVSAMSGETNKLIEYAEYYSKSPEPSEVDMLLSSGERVTSALLSIALNEQGYKTTSMSGREAGIFTDSSHTKARIEEIDTTNMKNAIKDGKIVIVAGFQGVTIDTKRVSTLGRGGSDLTAVAIAGAIEADVCEIYTDVDGIYTTDPRIEPKAKKLDKISYDEMLELASLGAKVLQNRSVEMAKKLNVNLVSRSSFTPEVEGTLITKEENIMEKPVVSGIALDKNQIRVGMYGVIDRPGIASTIFTALADANINVDMIVQTRGADGKTDMDFTIPRTDLEICKKVMSQFKAEAEKIDYNDTICKVSIVGVGMKSHTGVASKAFSALANENINIRIISTSEIKISMIIEEKYAELAVRALHEAYHLDK is encoded by the coding sequence ATGTTAAAAGTTTTAAAATTTGGCGGTACAAGTGTAGGAACACTTGATAGAATACAAAATGTTGCAAACATCATTAAAAAAATTAAAGATGAAGGTCACGATATAATTGCAGTTGTTTCTGCAATGAGTGGTGAGACTAATAAATTGATTGAATACGCAGAGTATTACTCAAAAAGTCCAGAACCAAGTGAAGTTGATATGTTATTAAGCTCAGGTGAGCGAGTTACCTCTGCTTTATTATCTATTGCATTAAATGAACAAGGTTATAAAACTACTTCAATGAGTGGGAGAGAAGCTGGTATTTTTACAGATAGTTCTCATACAAAAGCAAGAATTGAAGAGATTGACACAACAAATATGAAAAATGCTATAAAAGATGGCAAGATTGTAATTGTTGCAGGGTTTCAAGGTGTTACAATTGATACAAAAAGAGTATCTACTTTAGGTAGAGGTGGTTCTGATTTAACTGCTGTAGCAATTGCAGGTGCAATTGAAGCTGATGTTTGTGAAATATATACTGATGTTGATGGTATTTACACGACAGATCCTAGAATTGAACCAAAAGCTAAAAAGTTGGATAAAATCTCTTATGATGAAATGCTAGAACTAGCTTCATTGGGAGCAAAAGTATTACAAAATAGATCTGTAGAGATGGCGAAAAAATTAAATGTAAATTTAGTATCAAGAAGCAGCTTTACGCCAGAAGTTGAAGGTACATTAATAACTAAGGAAGAGAACATTATGGAAAAACCAGTTGTAAGTGGTATTGCATTGGATAAAAATCAAATTAGAGTTGGTATGTATGGGGTTATAGATAGACCAGGTATTGCATCGACTATTTTTACTGCACTTGCAGATGCTAATATTAATGTTGATATGATAGTACAAACAAGAGGTGCAGATGGTAAAACTGATATGGATTTTACAATTCCAAGAACTGACTTAGAGATTTGTAAAAAAGTTATGTCTCAATTTAAAGCAGAAGCTGAAAAAATTGATTACAATGATACTATCTGTAAAGTATCAATTGTAGGTGTTGGTATGAAATCTCACACAGGTGTTGCTTCAAAAGCATTTAGTGCATTAGCGAATGAGAATATAAATATAAGAATAATTTCAACAAGTGAAATAAAAATATCAATGATTATTGAAGAAAAATATGCTGAGTTGGCTGTTAGAGCACTACATGAAGCATATCATTTAGATAAATAG
- a CDS encoding RNA pyrophosphohydrolase, translated as MTDKENEEITKEKKNYRPNVAAIVLSAKYPEKCEIFIASRTDVENAWQFPQGGIDKGENSKQALFRELEEEIGTRAIEIVAEYPEWVSYDFPAAIAKKMYPYDGQIQKYYLVKLKKGAKININTEIPEFSEYKFVPTNKIYDYITFFKRTVYKQVLKYFKKEGYI; from the coding sequence ATGACTGATAAAGAAAACGAAGAAATTACAAAAGAGAAAAAGAACTATAGACCAAATGTTGCAGCAATTGTGTTATCAGCTAAATATCCTGAAAAATGTGAAATTTTTATCGCCTCTAGAACAGATGTTGAAAATGCTTGGCAGTTTCCACAAGGAGGAATTGATAAAGGAGAAAACTCTAAACAAGCGTTATTTAGGGAACTTGAAGAGGAAATAGGAACAAGAGCTATTGAAATAGTAGCTGAATACCCTGAATGGGTAAGTTATGATTTTCCTGCAGCAATTGCTAAAAAAATGTATCCATATGATGGACAAATACAAAAATATTATTTGGTTAAATTAAAAAAAGGTGCAAAAATTAATATAAATACTGAGATTCCAGAGTTCAGTGAGTATAAATTTGTGCCAACTAACAAGATATATGATTATATTACGTTCTTTAAAAGAACAGTTTATAAGCAAGTGTTAAAATATTTTAAAAAAGAGGGTTACATATAG
- the hemW gene encoding radical SAM family heme chaperone HemW yields the protein MLLYIHIPFCDSKCHYCAFNSYTDRFHLKKEYMRALEKQLKNDLKNIDKKIETLFIGGGTPSTIRYEEYTEIFKIIKPYIIDDCEITSECNPNSASKTWLEGMKSLGVNRISFGVQSFNDEKLKKLNRAHNAKGALSAIQNAICIGFNSINCDIIYGVQNDSFELIKEDFDTLFKLKIEHISAYSLTLEEGTKFYNKSEIKIDDEELSYKIFDYLKENGFTQYEISNFAREKDYESKHNYGYWQHKNYLGIGAGAVGCLNNYRYYPKKGIEEYIKNPLDYEIEELSNEDIVVEKVLLGLRCSNGFDKNILNEKQLKRLIELLEEDKLKEISGQIYNKNFLLADELALYILE from the coding sequence TTGCTTTTATATATACATATTCCTTTTTGCGATAGTAAATGTCATTACTGTGCATTCAACTCCTATACAGACAGGTTTCACCTGAAAAAAGAGTATATGAGAGCTTTGGAAAAACAACTAAAAAATGATTTAAAAAATATTGACAAAAAAATTGAGACACTCTTTATTGGTGGTGGAACTCCAAGCACAATTAGGTATGAAGAGTATACAGAGATATTTAAAATAATAAAACCATATATAATAGATGATTGTGAAATAACAAGTGAATGTAATCCAAACTCTGCATCAAAAACTTGGCTTGAAGGGATGAAGAGTTTAGGAGTAAATAGAATCAGTTTTGGAGTACAAAGTTTTAATGATGAAAAACTTAAAAAGTTAAATCGTGCTCATAATGCAAAAGGAGCACTAAGTGCTATACAAAATGCCATTTGTATAGGTTTTAATAGTATTAACTGTGATATAATATACGGTGTACAAAATGATAGTTTTGAACTTATAAAAGAGGATTTTGACACTCTTTTTAAACTAAAAATTGAACATATAAGTGCCTACTCATTAACCCTTGAAGAGGGAACAAAATTCTACAATAAATCTGAGATTAAAATTGATGATGAAGAGTTATCATATAAAATTTTTGATTATTTGAAAGAAAATGGTTTTACACAATATGAAATTTCAAATTTTGCAAGAGAAAAAGATTACGAATCAAAACATAACTATGGCTATTGGCAACATAAAAACTACCTTGGAATTGGTGCAGGAGCAGTTGGATGTTTAAACAATTATAGATATTATCCTAAAAAAGGAATTGAAGAGTATATAAAAAATCCTTTAGATTATGAGATTGAAGAGTTATCTAACGAAGATATAGTAGTAGAAAAAGTTCTTTTAGGGCTTAGATGTAGTAATGGTTTTGATAAAAACATACTTAATGAGAAGCAACTAAAAAGATTAATAGAACTACTTGAAGAGGACAAATTAAAAGAGATAAGTGGACAAATTTATAATAAAAACTTCTTATTAGCTGATGAATTAGCTCTTTATATATTAGAGTAA
- the prmC gene encoding peptide chain release factor N(5)-glutamine methyltransferase → MTIKEIVKKESQKLKYITHIPAKEVEILICHLLDKNNIWLHINYNIEFTKEKELEKLVNKRATDYPLEYIINKASFYGETFIVEEGVLIPRPETELLVEKAVDILQKRDTTTKVVEIGVGSGIISVMLALLIKDIKIIAVDINEKAIELAKKNAKKFNVEDKIEFRLSNLYEEVLETDIFMTISNPPYIANNYKLPKNVKYEPSNALFGGEIGDELLKKIIENSYNKEITYLLCEMGYDQKEPLEKVLNTLNIKEYEFYKDYENFDRGFVAKLK, encoded by the coding sequence ATGACAATAAAAGAGATAGTAAAAAAAGAGTCTCAAAAACTAAAGTACATAACTCATATTCCTGCAAAAGAGGTTGAAATTCTCATTTGCCATCTTTTAGATAAAAACAATATCTGGCTTCATATAAACTACAATATTGAATTTACAAAAGAGAAAGAACTAGAAAAACTAGTTAATAAAAGAGCCACAGATTATCCTTTGGAATATATCATAAATAAAGCTTCCTTTTATGGGGAAACATTTATAGTAGAAGAGGGTGTTTTAATACCAAGACCTGAAACAGAACTCTTAGTTGAAAAAGCAGTTGATATTTTGCAAAAGAGAGACACTACAACTAAAGTTGTTGAAATAGGTGTTGGAAGTGGTATTATCTCAGTTATGCTTGCTCTATTAATAAAAGATATAAAAATAATTGCAGTTGATATAAATGAAAAAGCAATTGAATTAGCAAAAAAGAATGCAAAAAAGTTTAATGTAGAAGATAAAATTGAGTTTAGACTTAGTAATCTATATGAAGAAGTTTTAGAAACAGATATATTTATGACCATATCGAACCCTCCATATATTGCAAATAACTATAAATTACCTAAAAATGTAAAATATGAACCTTCAAATGCACTTTTTGGAGGAGAAATAGGGGATGAACTTTTAAAAAAGATTATAGAAAACAGTTACAATAAAGAGATTACATACCTATTATGTGAAATGGGATATGATCAAAAAGAGCCTTTGGAAAAAGTTTTAAATACTCTAAATATAAAAGAGTATGAGTTTTATAAAGATTATGAAAATTTTGACAGAGGTTTTGTTGCAAAATTAAAATAG
- a CDS encoding M3 family metallopeptidase: MFNEFNLENFENSKIELETLLNSSRKKIDELLVIEEKSYENFVKPYQEIGESINEFITPIFHIDSVKNSEITQKVYEDCLPLISDYETEISQNDNIYTSLKDIQDKSYTSLNDIQKKVLENEIRDFKLSGCHLDNNKKSRLKELNLRLSELSHKFSQNLLNATNSYEMIIEDFEDVKEIPQSDLELAKFEEEGKTKYKFTLQMPSYIAYITYGTNRKKREEIYKAYTTRAPENGKLIEEILKLKDEEVKILGFDNYASYSLATKMANSEEEVVYFLEELAKKGEHRALEEIEEIKEFAKKDGINDIKSYDLSYYSEKLKKAKYDLDEEYYRPFLEQNSVLNGFFNFLYEVFNIKFTQTNAKTWDDKVKVFNISEDDKIIARIYIDLEARSDKRGGAWMNNWHSYYIDKNGKEQLPTAYIVCNFPPSTQNTVSLLRHSDVVTLFHEMGHALHHLLSNVSEPFVSGISGVAWDVVEFPSQFLEYFAYDKEVLKLFSKHYKTAEVLSDEAIDRIIAAKNFQSSLSMLRQVEFALFDFMLHQKLYTNEDEIQKLLDGIREKYSVIKPPKYNKFQNGFSHIFAGGYAAGYYSYKWAEVLSADAFYMFIDSGKVLNRELAVKYKNIVLKNGGSKNMDELFFEFANRKPSVDSLLKIDGIIS; encoded by the coding sequence ATGTTTAATGAATTTAATTTAGAAAATTTTGAAAATAGTAAAATAGAGTTAGAGACTCTTTTAAATAGTAGTAGAAAAAAGATTGATGAGCTTTTAGTAATTGAAGAAAAAAGCTATGAAAATTTTGTTAAGCCTTATCAAGAAATAGGGGAGAGCATAAATGAATTTATTACTCCTATCTTTCATATTGATTCAGTTAAGAACTCAGAAATAACTCAAAAAGTTTATGAAGATTGCCTTCCTTTAATCTCAGATTATGAAACTGAGATTTCTCAAAATGATAATATTTATACCTCTTTAAAAGATATACAAGATAAGAGTTATACATCATTAAATGATATACAAAAAAAAGTTCTTGAAAATGAGATAAGAGACTTCAAATTAAGTGGTTGTCATTTAGATAATAATAAAAAATCTAGACTTAAAGAGTTGAACTTAAGACTAAGTGAACTCTCACATAAGTTCTCACAAAACTTACTAAATGCAACAAACTCTTATGAGATGATTATAGAAGATTTTGAAGATGTAAAAGAGATTCCACAGTCAGATTTAGAACTTGCAAAGTTTGAAGAAGAGGGGAAAACAAAATATAAATTTACACTTCAAATGCCATCATATATTGCATATATTACTTATGGAACAAATAGAAAAAAAAGAGAAGAAATATACAAAGCTTATACAACAAGAGCACCCGAAAATGGAAAATTGATTGAAGAGATTTTAAAATTAAAAGATGAAGAAGTAAAGATTCTTGGGTTTGATAATTACGCATCATATTCATTGGCAACTAAAATGGCAAATAGTGAAGAAGAGGTTGTCTATTTTTTAGAAGAGTTAGCAAAAAAAGGTGAACATAGAGCTTTAGAAGAGATTGAAGAGATAAAAGAGTTTGCTAAAAAAGATGGAATAAATGATATTAAAAGCTATGATTTATCATATTATAGTGAGAAACTTAAAAAAGCCAAATATGATTTAGATGAAGAGTATTACAGACCATTTTTAGAACAAAACTCTGTCTTAAATGGCTTTTTTAACTTCTTATATGAAGTTTTTAATATCAAATTTACTCAGACAAATGCAAAAACTTGGGATGATAAAGTAAAAGTATTTAATATTAGTGAAGATGATAAAATCATTGCAAGAATATATATTGATTTAGAGGCAAGAAGCGACAAAAGAGGGGGTGCTTGGATGAATAATTGGCACTCATATTATATTGATAAAAATGGTAAAGAGCAACTTCCCACTGCATATATTGTATGTAATTTTCCTCCTTCAACACAAAACACTGTTTCTCTTTTACGACACTCTGATGTAGTTACACTATTCCATGAAATGGGTCACGCTTTACATCACTTATTAAGTAATGTATCAGAACCATTTGTAAGTGGTATCTCTGGAGTTGCTTGGGATGTAGTAGAGTTTCCATCACAATTTTTAGAATACTTTGCATACGATAAAGAGGTTCTAAAACTGTTTTCAAAACACTATAAAACAGCTGAAGTTCTTAGTGATGAAGCTATTGATAGAATTATTGCAGCAAAAAATTTCCAGTCATCATTATCAATGTTAAGACAAGTAGAATTTGCACTGTTTGATTTTATGCTACATCAAAAATTATACACAAATGAAGATGAAATACAAAAACTTCTAGATGGTATTAGAGAAAAATATTCAGTTATAAAACCTCCAAAATATAATAAATTTCAAAATGGTTTTTCTCATATTTTTGCAGGTGGTTATGCTGCTGGATACTATTCTTATAAATGGGCAGAAGTTTTAAGTGCAGATGCATTTTATATGTTTATTGATTCAGGTAAAGTATTAAATAGAGAACTTGCAGTTAAATATAAAAATATTGTCTTAAAAAATGGTGGTTCTAAAAATATGGATGAATTATTTTTTGAATTTGCCAATAGAAAGCCAAGTGTTGACTCTTTATTAAAAATTGATGGAATTATTAGCTAA
- a CDS encoding tyrosine-type recombinase/integrase, protein MRYDLDFYESYDKTLLFWIERFVRNKLTTLSNSNVVDKNSLAAIIQSLVKGTKSIDELSIIVKNARNIGLAGINTYFNPLLKLYEFLTNLGLKSMKEIDEELLSDFLASTTSGLSDASKKNHRIALLSFFSYIDKQNETSDGNSYLFKIELKNWGGLRGKSGTKLPAFMNKEEINRFLEAIESFEFSIETSYRNRLILKIIIYTGIRVSEMLNLRIRDIFKEDDVYILQVRGKGNKPRVVMIKAKIIENDLQNWLSIRVCNDDLLVCNKKGSRLTQAYVSRIVENILISAGIRKEKNGAHMLRHSFATLLYQKHHDLILVQEALGHADINTSRIYTHFDKERLKATTNLID, encoded by the coding sequence ATGAGATATGATTTAGACTTCTATGAAAGTTATGATAAAACTCTTCTTTTTTGGATAGAGAGATTTGTTAGAAATAAATTAACTACACTATCAAACTCAAATGTTGTAGATAAAAACTCTCTTGCAGCAATAATACAAAGTTTAGTAAAAGGTACAAAATCTATAGATGAGTTGTCTATTATTGTTAAAAATGCTAGAAATATTGGATTAGCAGGAATCAATACCTATTTTAATCCTTTATTAAAATTATATGAATTTCTTACAAATTTAGGATTAAAATCAATGAAAGAGATTGATGAGGAGTTACTTAGTGATTTTTTAGCAAGTACCACAAGTGGTTTATCTGATGCTTCAAAAAAGAATCACAGAATCGCCCTGCTTTCATTTTTCTCATATATAGATAAACAAAATGAAACTTCAGATGGAAACTCTTATCTTTTTAAAATTGAACTTAAAAACTGGGGAGGACTAAGAGGAAAATCTGGTACAAAACTGCCTGCTTTTATGAATAAAGAGGAGATAAATAGATTTCTTGAAGCAATTGAGAGTTTTGAGTTTTCTATTGAAACCTCATATAGAAATAGACTTATTCTAAAAATTATAATCTATACAGGAATTAGGGTATCTGAGATGTTAAATCTTAGAATTAGAGATATATTTAAAGAGGATGATGTTTATATTTTACAAGTAAGAGGAAAAGGAAACAAACCAAGAGTTGTTATGATAAAAGCTAAAATTATAGAAAATGATCTACAAAATTGGCTAAGTATTCGTGTATGTAATGATGATTTGTTAGTTTGCAATAAAAAAGGGAGTAGATTAACCCAAGCTTATGTAAGTAGAATTGTTGAAAATATATTGATTAGTGCAGGGATTAGAAAAGAGAAAAATGGAGCACATATGCTAAGACACTCATTTGCTACCCTACTTTATCAAAAACATCATGATTTAATTCTTGTTCAAGAAGCATTAGGTCATGCAGATATCAATACTAGCAGAATTTATACCCATTTTGATAAAGAGAGATTAAAAGCAACTACTAATTTAATAGATTAG
- a CDS encoding helix-turn-helix domain-containing protein, with product MINFHLKFNPSCPIDVFNNPLLNNNEKIIFIVIHNIIGSQEKKCTLTNEEISSASNTSLRTVINAVSKLSQLELIWIDVDRKRIVNNPNEAVRHIYTNYKYYVDRYKKEKKAIIPKEFKSIHHFRNWCKIWAIGFECTITKADDTKVPIKINDKGLLENTKLNRAYSPTTEKETIYYLWEQLYKNHETITNYIKTKNKEQ from the coding sequence ATGATTAATTTTCATCTTAAATTCAATCCCTCATGCCCTATTGATGTATTTAACAATCCTTTATTAAACAATAATGAAAAAATCATATTTATAGTTATTCACAATATTATAGGCTCACAAGAAAAAAAATGTACATTAACAAATGAAGAAATATCTAGCGCAAGTAATACTTCTCTTAGAACTGTTATAAATGCTGTTTCTAAACTTTCACAATTAGAACTTATATGGATTGATGTTGATAGGAAAAGAATTGTTAATAATCCTAATGAAGCAGTAAGGCATATATACACAAACTACAAATACTATGTAGATAGATACAAAAAAGAGAAAAAAGCTATTATTCCTAAAGAGTTTAAATCTATACATCACTTTAGAAATTGGTGTAAAATTTGGGCTATTGGTTTTGAATGTACAATTACAAAGGCAGATGATACAAAAGTACCAATTAAAATCAATGATAAAGGTCTATTAGAAAACACAAAACTAAATAGAGCTTACTCCCCTACTACTGAAAAAGAAACTATTTATTACTTATGGGAACAGTTGTATAAAAATCACGAGACTATAACCAATTATATTAAAACTAAAAATAAGGAGCAGTAA